From Scophthalmus maximus strain ysfricsl-2021 chromosome 14, ASM2237912v1, whole genome shotgun sequence, one genomic window encodes:
- the LOC118282985 gene encoding eIF5-mimic protein 2-A isoform X1 — MRPCVTHLTFPLQLLILAFGAVRFYSTSPFCAVRGFRVSFMSNQRQQKPTLTGQRFKTRKRDEKERFDPTNFQESIVQGLNQTGTDLEAVAKFLDASGAKLDYRRYAETLFDILVAGGMLAPGGTLADDMTCTDFCLFKAQEDMETMQAYAQVFNKLIRRYKYLEKGFEEEIKKLLLFLKGFTESERNKLAMLTGILLANGNISASILSSLFNENLVKEGVSACLAVKLFKSWLSEKDINSVAASLRKVGMDNRLMELFPANKRSCEHFSKYFTDAGLKELSGFVRNQQCIGARKELQKDLEEQMSRGDPLKDIIANVREEIKKNNISEQTMIGLIWSSVMSSVEWNKKEELVTEQAIKLLKQYSPLLKAFTSQGLSELTLLLKIQEYCYDNIHFMKAFQKIVVLLYKADVLSEEAILKWYNEAHLAKGKSVFLEQMKKFVDWLKNAEEESESEDEEAD; from the exons AGTATCTTTTATGAGTAACCAAAGGCAGCAGAAGCCTACGCTAACAGGCCAGCGTTTTAAAACTCGCAAAAGAG ATGAAAAGGAGAGGTTTGACCCCACCAACTTTCAGGAAAGTATCGTACAAGGTCTGAACCAAACTGGCACTGATTTGGAAGCTGTCGCAAAGTTCCTCGATGCCTCTGGTGCCAAACTCGACTACAGGCGCTATGCTGAGACTCTGTTTGACATCCTGGTGGCTGGTGGAATGCTCG CCCCAGGAGGTACCTTGGCAGATGACATGACATGCACAGACTTCTGCCTCTTCAAAGCACAAGAGGACATGGAGACTATGCAGGCATATGCACAG GTCTTTAACAAGCTCATCAGGCGCTACAAATACTTGGAGAAAGGATTTGAGGAGGAGATTAAAAAG ctgctgctgtttctcaaGGGCTTCACGGAGTCTGAGCGCAACAAGCTGGCCATGCTAACAGGAATTCTTCTGGCCAACGGCAATATCTCCGCATCCATCCTCAGCAGCCTGTTCAACGAGAACCTGGTTAAAGAAG GTGTTTCGGCATGCCTCGCTGTGAAACTCTTCAAATCCTGGCTTTCTGAAAAGGACATCAACTCTGTGGCTGCCAGTCTCCGCAAGGTTGGCATGGACAACAGGCTCATG GAGCTGTTCCCCGCCAACAAGCGCAGTTGCGAGCACTTCTCCAAGTACTTCACGGACGCCGGGCTCAAGGAGCTCTCGGGCTTCGTCAGAAACCAGCAGTGCATCGGCGCTCGCAAGGAGCTGCAGAAAGATCTCGAGGAGCAGATGTCACGTGGGGACCCCCTCAAAGAC ATCATCGCCAACGTACGGGAGGAAATCAAGAAGAACAACATCTCTGAGCAGACGATGATCGGACTCATCTGGTCCAGTGTAATGAGCTCCGTGGAGTGGAACAAGAAGGAGGAGCTCGTCACAGAGCAAGCCATCAAACTTTTAAAG CAATACAGCCCACTGTTGAAGGCTTTCACCTCCCAGGGCCTCTCTGAACTTACTCTGCTGCTGAAGATCCAGGAGTACTGTTATGACAACATCCACTTCATGAAGGCTTTCCAGAAAATCGTTGTGCTGCTATACAAAG CGGACGTCTTGAGCGAGGAGGCAATTTTGAAGTGGTACAATGAAGCCCACCTGGCCAAAGGAAAGAGCGTCTTCCTcgaacaaatgaaaaagtttgTGGACTGGCTCAAGAATGCAGAGGAAG agtctgagtccgaggatgaggaggcagactGA
- the LOC118282985 gene encoding eIF5-mimic protein 2-A isoform X2: MQRVQGVSFMSNQRQQKPTLTGQRFKTRKRDEKERFDPTNFQESIVQGLNQTGTDLEAVAKFLDASGAKLDYRRYAETLFDILVAGGMLAPGGTLADDMTCTDFCLFKAQEDMETMQAYAQVFNKLIRRYKYLEKGFEEEIKKLLLFLKGFTESERNKLAMLTGILLANGNISASILSSLFNENLVKEGVSACLAVKLFKSWLSEKDINSVAASLRKVGMDNRLMELFPANKRSCEHFSKYFTDAGLKELSGFVRNQQCIGARKELQKDLEEQMSRGDPLKDIIANVREEIKKNNISEQTMIGLIWSSVMSSVEWNKKEELVTEQAIKLLKQYSPLLKAFTSQGLSELTLLLKIQEYCYDNIHFMKAFQKIVVLLYKADVLSEEAILKWYNEAHLAKGKSVFLEQMKKFVDWLKNAEEESESEDEEAD, encoded by the exons ATGCAGAGAGTGCAGGG AGTATCTTTTATGAGTAACCAAAGGCAGCAGAAGCCTACGCTAACAGGCCAGCGTTTTAAAACTCGCAAAAGAG ATGAAAAGGAGAGGTTTGACCCCACCAACTTTCAGGAAAGTATCGTACAAGGTCTGAACCAAACTGGCACTGATTTGGAAGCTGTCGCAAAGTTCCTCGATGCCTCTGGTGCCAAACTCGACTACAGGCGCTATGCTGAGACTCTGTTTGACATCCTGGTGGCTGGTGGAATGCTCG CCCCAGGAGGTACCTTGGCAGATGACATGACATGCACAGACTTCTGCCTCTTCAAAGCACAAGAGGACATGGAGACTATGCAGGCATATGCACAG GTCTTTAACAAGCTCATCAGGCGCTACAAATACTTGGAGAAAGGATTTGAGGAGGAGATTAAAAAG ctgctgctgtttctcaaGGGCTTCACGGAGTCTGAGCGCAACAAGCTGGCCATGCTAACAGGAATTCTTCTGGCCAACGGCAATATCTCCGCATCCATCCTCAGCAGCCTGTTCAACGAGAACCTGGTTAAAGAAG GTGTTTCGGCATGCCTCGCTGTGAAACTCTTCAAATCCTGGCTTTCTGAAAAGGACATCAACTCTGTGGCTGCCAGTCTCCGCAAGGTTGGCATGGACAACAGGCTCATG GAGCTGTTCCCCGCCAACAAGCGCAGTTGCGAGCACTTCTCCAAGTACTTCACGGACGCCGGGCTCAAGGAGCTCTCGGGCTTCGTCAGAAACCAGCAGTGCATCGGCGCTCGCAAGGAGCTGCAGAAAGATCTCGAGGAGCAGATGTCACGTGGGGACCCCCTCAAAGAC ATCATCGCCAACGTACGGGAGGAAATCAAGAAGAACAACATCTCTGAGCAGACGATGATCGGACTCATCTGGTCCAGTGTAATGAGCTCCGTGGAGTGGAACAAGAAGGAGGAGCTCGTCACAGAGCAAGCCATCAAACTTTTAAAG CAATACAGCCCACTGTTGAAGGCTTTCACCTCCCAGGGCCTCTCTGAACTTACTCTGCTGCTGAAGATCCAGGAGTACTGTTATGACAACATCCACTTCATGAAGGCTTTCCAGAAAATCGTTGTGCTGCTATACAAAG CGGACGTCTTGAGCGAGGAGGCAATTTTGAAGTGGTACAATGAAGCCCACCTGGCCAAAGGAAAGAGCGTCTTCCTcgaacaaatgaaaaagtttgTGGACTGGCTCAAGAATGCAGAGGAAG agtctgagtccgaggatgaggaggcagactGA